In the Malus domestica chromosome 16, GDT2T_hap1 genome, one interval contains:
- the LOC103403426 gene encoding gibberellin 2-beta-dioxygenase 8-like: MIESIPPLHQHYKTLVRNLHCHGTDHGQGPVTEECQLPLIDLNGLNSLDERERLECAAAICSASSEWGFFQVVNHGISPELLKNMKTEQLNLFGVPFEQKATCGLLNNSYRWGTPSATRPTQYSWSEAFHIPVTKISDQACYGDGFSSLREVMEVFAGAMANLAELLAGILVNNLGYRKEALQDICDSSTCFLRLNRYPACPISPEMFGLVPHTDSDFLTILSQDEVGGLQLLKDSKWVAVKPNQDALIVNIGDLFQAWSNDVYKSVEHKVMANEKRERYSIAYFMCPSYDSLIGSCRSQSSIYRNFTFRDYRNQVQQDVQKLGHKVGLSRFLLR; the protein is encoded by the exons ATGATAGAATCAATCCCTCCTCTCCATCAACATTACAAAACCCTCGTGCGCAACCTTCACTGCCACGGCACCGACCACGGACAAGGACCGGTCACGGAAGAATGCCAGCTACCGTTGATAGACCTCAACGGGCTGAATAGCCTCGATGAGAGGGAGAGGCTAGAATGCGCTGCAGCCATCTGCAGCGCGTCGTCGGAGTGGGGGTTTTTTCAAGTGGTGAACCACGGGATAAGTCCCGAGCTACTAAAGAACATGAAGACGGAGCAGCTCAACCTGTTTGGAGTGCCCTTCGAGCAGAAGGCTACTTGCGGGCTGCTTAATAATTCGTACAGGTGGGGGACGCCGAGCGCGACTCGTCCAACTCAGTACTCCTGGTCCGAAGCTTTTCACATTCCTGTCACAAAAATCTCGGACCAAGCTTGTTATGGGGACGGTTTTAGCTCTCTCAG GGAAGTGATGGAAGTATTTGCAGGAGCAATGGCAAACCTGGCGGAGTTGCTAGCCGGGATTCTAGTGAACAACCTGGGCTACCGGAAGGAGGCGCTGCAAGACATTTGTGACTCGAGCACTTGCTTTCTCCGATTGAACCGCTACCCGGCTTGTCCGATATCACCGGAGATGTTCGGCTTAGTGCCTCACACTGACAGCGATTTCCTCACAATTCTAAGCCAGGACGAAGTGGGAGGACTTCAGCTCTTGAAAGACTCCAAATGGGTTGCTGTAAAACCTAACCAAGATGCACTTATTGTTAACATCGGAGATCTTTTTCAG GCGTGGAGCAATGATGTGTACAAAAGTGTGGAGCACAAGGTGATGGCAAACGAGAAGAGGGAACGTTACTCAATAGCATACTTCATGTGCCCTTCCTACGATTCTTTAATCGGGAGTTGCAGATCACAATCTTCCATCTACAGAAACTTCACTTTTCGAGATTACAGGAATCAAGTCCAGCAGGATGTTCAGAAACTTGGACACAAAGTCGGCCTTTCGAGATTCCTTCTTCGATAG
- the LOC139192741 gene encoding uncharacterized protein, giving the protein MARYYLAATQLLSFWDSEISVNHVPRGSNLAANEMAQLASGVPIQERIYGVNVEIQRRNLPSILEGGFSLDIMVLETEIKDWMSPIIHHLNDPSSPTSKKDRQQATKYVLWARNLLRKTPYGLLSKCLGQEESMRLMAEVHEGVCGAHQAGTKMRWLLRMYGYFWPDMEKDCKSYARGCEECQRHEPLQHVPSVPLNPVVKPWPFRGWAMDFIGQIYPASSKGHTFIIVATDYFTKWVEASAVKSITSAAVKNFIETKILHRYGVPETIAEASNKILVNIIKRMVIDSPEKWHENLGNTLWAYRTSKRAGTWTTLYALTFGQDAMLPVEINVSSVRIQNQFGLHSEEYIEVMCQGIEDLDVARIEALNQIQEGKRAVARAYNKKVKIKSFKEGDLVWKTVLPLGAQLRGFGKWSPTWEGPFIISRVLDR; this is encoded by the exons ATGGCGaggtattacttggcagctaCGCAATTACTGAGTTTCTGGGATTCTGAGATATCAGTCAATCATGTTCCCAGGGGATCTAACTTAGCGGCCAACGAGATGGCACAACTAGCCTCAGGAGTGCCAATACAGGAGAGAATATATGGGGTAAATGTCGAGATCCAAAGAAGAAACCTTCCTTCTATCTTAGAAGGGGGATTTAGTCTAGATATAATGGTGCTAGAAACCGAGATAAAAGATTGGATGTCACCTATCATTCATCATTTGAATGATCCCTCTTCGCCTACAAGCAAGAAGGATAgacagcaagcaaccaagtatgtcttatgggcgaGGAACTTGCTAAGGAAAACTCCATATGGGTTACTATCGAAATGCTTGGGCCAAGAAGAATCCATGAGGctaatggccgaagtacatgaaggagtatgtggagcacatcaggctggaacgaagatgagatggttgcttagaatgtatggttatttctggcccgacatggaaaaagattgcaagtcttatgcccgaggttgtgaagaatgtcaaaggCACGAACCTCTCCAGCATGTGCCCTCGGTACCTTTAAATCCAGTAgtcaagccttggcccttcagaggatgggcaatggacttcatcgggcaaatctatccagcttctagtaaagggcatactttcataattgtagcaacggattatttcaccaagtgggtggaagcatcagcagtaaaatccataacttcagCCGCAGTCAAGAATTTTATCGAGACCAAGATTCTGCACAGATATGGGGTGCCCGAAACTATA GCAGAGGCCAGCAACAAGATCCTGGTcaacattatcaaaagaatggtgaTAGATAGTCCAGAAAAGTGGCATGAAAATCTAGGGaacactttgtgggcatacagaaCTTCCAAAAGGGCAGGAACATGGACAACTCTTTATGCTttaactttcgggcaagatgcaaTGCTCCCCGTGGAGATCAATGTAAGTTCtgtcagaattcaaaatcaatttggaTTACATAGTGAAGAGTACATCGAAGTCAtgtgtcaaggaattgaagacttggatgtagcccgaattgaagctttgaaccagattcaggaaggaaagagagccgttgcccgagcttataacaaaaaggtAAAGATAAAGTCTTTTAAGGAAGGGGATTTAGTCTGGAAGACAGTCCTCCCTCTAGGAGCTCAGCTCAGGGGCTTTGGaaaatggagcccgacatgggaaggtcctttcattATTAGTCGCGTTTTGGATAGATGA